Proteins encoded by one window of Pseudochaenichthys georgianus chromosome 9, fPseGeo1.2, whole genome shotgun sequence:
- the LOC117452890 gene encoding SH2 domain-containing protein 6 — protein MPTGHGELASAGDEGLESKPWLLGPGLRLEPWLLGPELGLEPWLLGLELGSEPWLLGPELEPKELFGGSVDLQKPDEFQRMAPGQDQELGKKQRPTPDGTHRGIRRQVGNHTLRGSPKSSQSFFGKLKNRHNGPPAPPKREDDSAGFGWPQDEFDDEDGDTYEVPPCELSPAKVPQTQVEENVYLERTSPTPPPPPPTPQRKAAPPPRPKPQQRTEDFFHDPKTEKPPEVDRNDKPGRKNKGPPPDPIDEDVYLDPNEDQDDNEELYLEPTDACSPPPREPMRMLPSPMTAPSPIPIWKPPVPRAHSNPSLPSLNDSIEARRGTFPTKLPLPPTSVKPPLLAYLKERKLSIAPMPDTKPVVSSGGMRVTKQSGNEDKEWFAGDCNRKKAEELLLRVNKDGAFLIRHSSAQSIRQPYTLAVLYQKKVYNVPIRSMGETQGYALGKEGKKNEEIFNSLDEMISHHKNNQLLLINSKSQAKQTTYLTHAERP, from the exons atgccgacaggacacggggagctggcgtcggccggagacgaagggctggagtcgaaaccatggctgctggggccaggactgaggctggaaccatggctgctggggccagaactggggctggaaccatggctgctggggctagAACTGGggtcggaaccatggctgctggggccagaactggagcccaaa GAGctttttggaggctccgtggacctccaaaagccagacgagttccagagaatggctcctggacaggatcaggaactggggaagaagcagaggcCGACTCCAGATGGAACACACCGAGGCATACGGCGCCAG gtCGGGAATCACACACTGAGaggaagtccaaaatccagccag AGCTTCTTTGGAAAACTGAAGAACCG ACACAATGGACCTCCAGCTCCACCCAAAAGGGAAG atgACAGTGCAGGGTTTGGTTGGCCGCAGGATGAGTTT GATGATGAAGATGGTGACACGTATGAAGTGCCTCCGTGTGAGCTTTCGCCTGCGAAGGTCCCACAGACACAAGTGGAGGAGAATGTTTATCTGG AGAGGACATCGCctactcctcctccccctcctcctactCCACAGAGGAAGGCTGCTCCTCCACCCAGGCCA AAACCTCAACAACGCACTGAGGATTTCTTCCATGATCCCAAAACCGAGAAAC CACCGGAGGTAGACAGAAATGACAAGCCTGGAAGAAAGAATAAGgggcctcctccagaccccATTGACGAAG ATGTGTATCTGGATCCAAATGAAGATCAG GACGACAATGAGGAGCTGTATTTAGAACCAACAGATG CTTGCTCCCCTCCCCCTCGTGAGCCGATGAGGATGCTTCCATCTCCCATGACAGCACCTTCTCCCATACCCAT ATGGAAGCCACCGGTTCCCAGAGCTCATTCT AATCCATCCCTGCCGTCCTTAAATGACTCAA TTGAAGCAAGACGAGGCACATTTCCTACCAAACTCCCTTTACCCCCCACCAGTGTGAAGCCCCCTCTGCTAGCCTACCTCAAGGAACGCAAACTCAG CATTGCACCAATGCCAGACACTAAGCCTGTGG TCTCCTCTGGTGGCATGAGGGTGACCAAACAGTCTGGGAATGAG GACAAAGAATGGTTTGCTGGAGATTGCAACAGAAAGAAAGCCGAGGAGCTCTTACTGAGGGTCAACAAG GACGGTGCCTTTCTTATCCGACACAGCTCAGCTCAGAGCATCCGGCAGCCGTACACCCTCGCTGTGCTCTACCAGAAAAAGGTGTACAACGTTCCCATCCGCTCCATGGGGGAGACACAAGGGTATGCCCTTGGAAAAGAGGGCAAGAAGAATGAAGAG ATATTCAACTCCCTCGACGAGATGATTTCTCATCACAAGAATAACCAGCTTCTTCTGATCAACAGCAAGAGCCAGGCCAAGCAAACAACTTATTTAACCCATGCTGAACGCCCTTAA
- the plat gene encoding tissue-type plasminogen activator isoform X3 — protein sequence MTRTLELVVLLCALCCCLAENVELLRTKRGTRFYRDCYVSQCYNGGTCKEAVYTSDYICQCPPGFSGTQCEINSNEKCVLGQGEGYRGTWSISHSATECINWNSTSLRGKKFTARKPDASLLGLGNHNFCRNPDNDSTPWCYVYKGTQIVWEFCSMPKCPKDRNHQCVLGSGQSYRGTASVTKSGSRCLPWDAPSIKRKLYNAWRSDALEQGLGSHSFCRNPDGDAGPWCHTYKNMQLTWELCDIPKCSRRPSIISTLGPRAPTTNNNNRATCGLRLDNTLNRPSFRMFGGRESDITEQPWQAAINVYQARHRKHFHRCGGVLIDSCWVLSAAHCFEDNDKAEKLEVILGRTFRKQNSSSEQIFKVEKYWNHEKFDNETFDNDIALLKLKTDIGICAVNSPEVLPACLPDRGLVLPDWTECEISGYGKDSEFSAEFSERVKRGYVRLWPKERCVPDVLSQRTITPNMLCAGDTRGLDDACKGDSGGPLVCRNNDKMTLMGVISWGDGCGQKDKPGVYTRVTHYIDWINSIIKANPV from the exons ATGACGAGAACACTTGAACTAGTTGTGCTCCTGTGTGCTCTCTGCTGCTGCCTAGCGGAAAAT GTTGAGTTGCTCCGCACTAAGAGAGGGACTCGTTTTTACAGAG ACTGCTACGTGTCTCAGTGCTACAACGGAGGAACCTGTAAGGAGGCAGTTTACACTTCTGACTACATTTGCCAGTGTCCCCCAGGCTTCAGTGGGACTCAGTGTGAGATAA ACAGCAATGAGAAGTGCGTTTTGGGGCAGGGTGAAGGGTACCGCGGCACATGGAGCATTAGCCATTCAGCGACAGAGTGCATCAACTGGAACTCCACGTCTCTGAGAGGAAAGAAGTTCACAGCCAGGAAGCCCGACGCCAGCCTTCTCGGACTGGGCAACCACAACTTCTGCAG AAACCCCGACAATGACAGCACTCCTTGGTGTTACGTCTATAAAGGCACTCAGATTGTGTGGGAGTTCTGTTCCATGCCCAAATGTCCAAAAG ATAGGAACCACCAATGTGTGCTGGGCTCGGGTCAGTCATACAGAGGCACAGCATCTGTCACTAAGAGCGGCTCTCGCTGTCTGCCCTGGGACGCTCCTTCTATTAAACGCAAGCTCTACAATGCCTGGAGATCTGATGCACTGGAGCAGGGGCTGGGCAGCCACAGCTTCTGCAG GAATCCAGACGGTGATGCAGGTCCATGGTGTCACACCTACAAGAACATGCAGCTGACCTGGGAGCTGTGTGACATACCTAAATGCT CAAGACGTCCATCAATCATCAGCACTCTCGGTCCACGTGCCCCCACCACTAACAACAATAACAGAG CAACATGTGGGCTGCGCTTGGACAACACCTTGAACCGCCCGTCGTTCCGCATGTTTGGGGGCAGAGAGAGCGACATCACGGAGCAGCCGTGGCAGGCGGCCATTAACGTTTACCAGGCCCGCCACAGAAAACACTTTCACAGATGTGGAGGTGTCCTCATTGACTCCTGTtgggttctgtctgctgcacacTGCTTTGAGGACAA TGATAAGGCTGAAAAATTGGAAGTGATCTTGGGAAGAACATTTCGGAAACAGAATTCCAGCAGCGAGCAGATTTTCAAGGTTGAGAAGTACTGGAATCACGAGAAATTTGACAACGAAACGTTTGACAATGACATTG CTCTCTTGAAGCTAAAGACGGACATTGGCATCTGTGCTGTAAACTCTCCAGAAGTTCTCCCTGCGTGTCTGCCGGACCGCGGGCTTGTGCTGCCCGACTGGACCGAGTGTGAGATTTCAGGCTATGGAAAAGACTCAGAGT TTTCTGCAGAGTTCTCTGAGCGTGTGAAGAGAGGTTACGTTCGCCTGTGGCCCAAAGAGCGCTGCGTCCCAGATGTGTTGTCTCAACGCACAATTACCCCCAACATGCTGTGTGCAGGTGACACCCGGGGCCTGGATGATGCATGCAAG ggaGACTCTGGTGGCCCGCTCGTCTGTCGGAACAACGACAAGATGACCCTGATGGGTGTGATCAGTTGGGGCGATGGGTGTGGGCAGAAGGATAAGCCCGGAGTCTACACCCGCGTCACCCATTACATCGACTGGATTAACAGTATAATTAAGGCAAACCCAGTCTAA
- the plat gene encoding tissue-type plasminogen activator isoform X1, producing MTRTLELVVLLCALCCCLAENVELLRTKRGTRFYRGEPDRRPARRTLVIIHVQKSPSSFDTSLHCVDSETSAVRSFGDTWLRWRGQRVDYCRCALRGQQRCHIVPVINCYVSQCYNGGTCKEAVYTSDYICQCPPGFSGTQCEINSNEKCVLGQGEGYRGTWSISHSATECINWNSTSLRGKKFTARKPDASLLGLGNHNFCRNPDNDSTPWCYVYKGTQIVWEFCSMPKCPKDRNHQCVLGSGQSYRGTASVTKSGSRCLPWDAPSIKRKLYNAWRSDALEQGLGSHSFCRNPDGDAGPWCHTYKNMQLTWELCDIPKCSRRPSIISTLGPRAPTTNNNNRATCGLRLDNTLNRPSFRMFGGRESDITEQPWQAAINVYQARHRKHFHRCGGVLIDSCWVLSAAHCFEDNDKAEKLEVILGRTFRKQNSSSEQIFKVEKYWNHEKFDNETFDNDIALLKLKTDIGICAVNSPEVLPACLPDRGLVLPDWTECEISGYGKDSEFSAEFSERVKRGYVRLWPKERCVPDVLSQRTITPNMLCAGDTRGLDDACKGDSGGPLVCRNNDKMTLMGVISWGDGCGQKDKPGVYTRVTHYIDWINSIIKANPV from the exons ATGACGAGAACACTTGAACTAGTTGTGCTCCTGTGTGCTCTCTGCTGCTGCCTAGCGGAAAAT GTTGAGTTGCTCCGCACTAAGAGAGGGACTCGTTTTTACAGAGGTGAGCCCGACAGACGGCCAGCAAGACGGACGCTTGTGATTATTCATGTCCAGAAGTCTCCATCTTCCTTTGACACCTCCT TACATTGTGTGGATAGTGAAACATCAGCAGTGCGTAGTTTTGGGGACACTTGGCTGCGATGGAGGGGACAGCGTGTGGATTATTGCCGTTGTGCATTAAGAGGACAACAGCGTTGTCACATTGTGCCCGTCATCA ACTGCTACGTGTCTCAGTGCTACAACGGAGGAACCTGTAAGGAGGCAGTTTACACTTCTGACTACATTTGCCAGTGTCCCCCAGGCTTCAGTGGGACTCAGTGTGAGATAA ACAGCAATGAGAAGTGCGTTTTGGGGCAGGGTGAAGGGTACCGCGGCACATGGAGCATTAGCCATTCAGCGACAGAGTGCATCAACTGGAACTCCACGTCTCTGAGAGGAAAGAAGTTCACAGCCAGGAAGCCCGACGCCAGCCTTCTCGGACTGGGCAACCACAACTTCTGCAG AAACCCCGACAATGACAGCACTCCTTGGTGTTACGTCTATAAAGGCACTCAGATTGTGTGGGAGTTCTGTTCCATGCCCAAATGTCCAAAAG ATAGGAACCACCAATGTGTGCTGGGCTCGGGTCAGTCATACAGAGGCACAGCATCTGTCACTAAGAGCGGCTCTCGCTGTCTGCCCTGGGACGCTCCTTCTATTAAACGCAAGCTCTACAATGCCTGGAGATCTGATGCACTGGAGCAGGGGCTGGGCAGCCACAGCTTCTGCAG GAATCCAGACGGTGATGCAGGTCCATGGTGTCACACCTACAAGAACATGCAGCTGACCTGGGAGCTGTGTGACATACCTAAATGCT CAAGACGTCCATCAATCATCAGCACTCTCGGTCCACGTGCCCCCACCACTAACAACAATAACAGAG CAACATGTGGGCTGCGCTTGGACAACACCTTGAACCGCCCGTCGTTCCGCATGTTTGGGGGCAGAGAGAGCGACATCACGGAGCAGCCGTGGCAGGCGGCCATTAACGTTTACCAGGCCCGCCACAGAAAACACTTTCACAGATGTGGAGGTGTCCTCATTGACTCCTGTtgggttctgtctgctgcacacTGCTTTGAGGACAA TGATAAGGCTGAAAAATTGGAAGTGATCTTGGGAAGAACATTTCGGAAACAGAATTCCAGCAGCGAGCAGATTTTCAAGGTTGAGAAGTACTGGAATCACGAGAAATTTGACAACGAAACGTTTGACAATGACATTG CTCTCTTGAAGCTAAAGACGGACATTGGCATCTGTGCTGTAAACTCTCCAGAAGTTCTCCCTGCGTGTCTGCCGGACCGCGGGCTTGTGCTGCCCGACTGGACCGAGTGTGAGATTTCAGGCTATGGAAAAGACTCAGAGT TTTCTGCAGAGTTCTCTGAGCGTGTGAAGAGAGGTTACGTTCGCCTGTGGCCCAAAGAGCGCTGCGTCCCAGATGTGTTGTCTCAACGCACAATTACCCCCAACATGCTGTGTGCAGGTGACACCCGGGGCCTGGATGATGCATGCAAG ggaGACTCTGGTGGCCCGCTCGTCTGTCGGAACAACGACAAGATGACCCTGATGGGTGTGATCAGTTGGGGCGATGGGTGTGGGCAGAAGGATAAGCCCGGAGTCTACACCCGCGTCACCCATTACATCGACTGGATTAACAGTATAATTAAGGCAAACCCAGTCTAA
- the plat gene encoding tissue-type plasminogen activator isoform X2 has protein sequence MTRTLELVVLLCALCCCLAENVELLRTKRGTRFYRVHCVDSETSAVRSFGDTWLRWRGQRVDYCRCALRGQQRCHIVPVINCYVSQCYNGGTCKEAVYTSDYICQCPPGFSGTQCEINSNEKCVLGQGEGYRGTWSISHSATECINWNSTSLRGKKFTARKPDASLLGLGNHNFCRNPDNDSTPWCYVYKGTQIVWEFCSMPKCPKDRNHQCVLGSGQSYRGTASVTKSGSRCLPWDAPSIKRKLYNAWRSDALEQGLGSHSFCRNPDGDAGPWCHTYKNMQLTWELCDIPKCSRRPSIISTLGPRAPTTNNNNRATCGLRLDNTLNRPSFRMFGGRESDITEQPWQAAINVYQARHRKHFHRCGGVLIDSCWVLSAAHCFEDNDKAEKLEVILGRTFRKQNSSSEQIFKVEKYWNHEKFDNETFDNDIALLKLKTDIGICAVNSPEVLPACLPDRGLVLPDWTECEISGYGKDSEFSAEFSERVKRGYVRLWPKERCVPDVLSQRTITPNMLCAGDTRGLDDACKGDSGGPLVCRNNDKMTLMGVISWGDGCGQKDKPGVYTRVTHYIDWINSIIKANPV, from the exons ATGACGAGAACACTTGAACTAGTTGTGCTCCTGTGTGCTCTCTGCTGCTGCCTAGCGGAAAAT GTTGAGTTGCTCCGCACTAAGAGAGGGACTCGTTTTTACAGAG TACATTGTGTGGATAGTGAAACATCAGCAGTGCGTAGTTTTGGGGACACTTGGCTGCGATGGAGGGGACAGCGTGTGGATTATTGCCGTTGTGCATTAAGAGGACAACAGCGTTGTCACATTGTGCCCGTCATCA ACTGCTACGTGTCTCAGTGCTACAACGGAGGAACCTGTAAGGAGGCAGTTTACACTTCTGACTACATTTGCCAGTGTCCCCCAGGCTTCAGTGGGACTCAGTGTGAGATAA ACAGCAATGAGAAGTGCGTTTTGGGGCAGGGTGAAGGGTACCGCGGCACATGGAGCATTAGCCATTCAGCGACAGAGTGCATCAACTGGAACTCCACGTCTCTGAGAGGAAAGAAGTTCACAGCCAGGAAGCCCGACGCCAGCCTTCTCGGACTGGGCAACCACAACTTCTGCAG AAACCCCGACAATGACAGCACTCCTTGGTGTTACGTCTATAAAGGCACTCAGATTGTGTGGGAGTTCTGTTCCATGCCCAAATGTCCAAAAG ATAGGAACCACCAATGTGTGCTGGGCTCGGGTCAGTCATACAGAGGCACAGCATCTGTCACTAAGAGCGGCTCTCGCTGTCTGCCCTGGGACGCTCCTTCTATTAAACGCAAGCTCTACAATGCCTGGAGATCTGATGCACTGGAGCAGGGGCTGGGCAGCCACAGCTTCTGCAG GAATCCAGACGGTGATGCAGGTCCATGGTGTCACACCTACAAGAACATGCAGCTGACCTGGGAGCTGTGTGACATACCTAAATGCT CAAGACGTCCATCAATCATCAGCACTCTCGGTCCACGTGCCCCCACCACTAACAACAATAACAGAG CAACATGTGGGCTGCGCTTGGACAACACCTTGAACCGCCCGTCGTTCCGCATGTTTGGGGGCAGAGAGAGCGACATCACGGAGCAGCCGTGGCAGGCGGCCATTAACGTTTACCAGGCCCGCCACAGAAAACACTTTCACAGATGTGGAGGTGTCCTCATTGACTCCTGTtgggttctgtctgctgcacacTGCTTTGAGGACAA TGATAAGGCTGAAAAATTGGAAGTGATCTTGGGAAGAACATTTCGGAAACAGAATTCCAGCAGCGAGCAGATTTTCAAGGTTGAGAAGTACTGGAATCACGAGAAATTTGACAACGAAACGTTTGACAATGACATTG CTCTCTTGAAGCTAAAGACGGACATTGGCATCTGTGCTGTAAACTCTCCAGAAGTTCTCCCTGCGTGTCTGCCGGACCGCGGGCTTGTGCTGCCCGACTGGACCGAGTGTGAGATTTCAGGCTATGGAAAAGACTCAGAGT TTTCTGCAGAGTTCTCTGAGCGTGTGAAGAGAGGTTACGTTCGCCTGTGGCCCAAAGAGCGCTGCGTCCCAGATGTGTTGTCTCAACGCACAATTACCCCCAACATGCTGTGTGCAGGTGACACCCGGGGCCTGGATGATGCATGCAAG ggaGACTCTGGTGGCCCGCTCGTCTGTCGGAACAACGACAAGATGACCCTGATGGGTGTGATCAGTTGGGGCGATGGGTGTGGGCAGAAGGATAAGCCCGGAGTCTACACCCGCGTCACCCATTACATCGACTGGATTAACAGTATAATTAAGGCAAACCCAGTCTAA